The Nitrospira sp. sequence CAAGCAGGACGATTACTCGCCCTGTATCGGGACGTACATGACGTTCCCCTGTCGATTCACGAGCAGGAGGGCGAGATCGGTAGGTCTCAGTGGATCGGCAAGACGCTGAAAGGTCGTGAAGTTGTTGACAGGTTGCCGATTGAGCTCCAAAACGACATCGCCGGGTTGCAGCCCCGAGGTTTCGGCCAAGCTGCCTTCCTCGATATCCGTCACAACCACCCCGTTATTTACGGGTAAATCCATCTGTCGCGCCAAAGGAGGAGTCACGTCATCGAAGACCACTCCGGAGAGCGGATGGACCGTCGACACGGCCGCTGAGGCGGCCTGGCTTTTCTTTGCACGTTCACGCGGCGCTTCCTGAATGACCAAATCGGCCTGATATTGCTTCCCGTCACGAATGAGATCCAAGCGGTGCTTGCTGCCGATGGATGATTGCGCCACCAGGTTCCGCAGCTGACCGCTATCCATAATATCTCGCCCGTCGAAGCGCACCACCACATCGCCTCGTTTCAAACCGGCTCGCTCGGCAGAGCCCTTGGAGTGTACATCGGTCACGATCGCGCCCTTGACATCCGGAAGCCGAAACAGTTTTCCAAGCGACGGACTGACGTCTTGTGTCGAAGCTCCCAGAAATCCGCGCACCACGCGGCCCGTCTTGATGAGGCTCTGCATGGCGGCACGGGCCATGTTACTGGGGATCGCGAACCCGACCCCCACGCTGCCGCCGGTCGGACTTGCGATCGCCGTATTGATGCCGATCAGTTCGCCGTGGATGTTGACCAAGGCTCCGCCGGAATTCCCAGGGTTGATCGGCGCATCTGTTTGGATGAAATCTTCGAAATCCGCCACACCCACATCCGCGCGGCCGACCGCGCTCACGATGCCGAAGGTGACGGTACGGCTCAATCCCAGAGGGTTACCGATAGCGAGCACGAAGTCGCCGACGGCGAGGTGACTCGAGTCTCCCCAGACCGCCGATGGAAGATTCGAGGCTTGAATCTTGACGACCGCGACGTCGGTCTTCGGATCGGTCGCGACGACTTTTCCCTTATACTGACGCCGATCCGCCAAGATCACCTCCACGTCGACGGCATCGGCCACCACATGGTTGTTCGTCACGATGTATCCATCCGCCGAGACGATCACACCGGAACCTTGCCCATACTGTCGGCGGGTCGGAGGCTCTTTGAACAGCCCGAACGGCAACGCTTCGTCGCTGAAGGCTTGGTCGCGCACCATGACGGTCGACGCGATGCTCACCACCGCCGGAATGACCTTACTGGCCGTACCTTTGACTTGGCTCTGTAAATCGTGTCCGTTCGTCGCAGGAATTTGTTGGGTGGCGGCAAGGCCCGAACCCGGAACCACCAGACTGACCAGAAATCCCCAGACGGCAAGCGGCATCACAAACCCACTGTTTCTCACCAAGATGCCTCTCTTGTTCGGGCGTGTGTGCTGAGCTTTGAGAGACGCCATGCGCCAGCCTATCATGCAGACCAAGCCCGCGCATTCATATTCGATATGACATCTTGCAAATGTATGCTTTCTTGCCAACGCATCGTATGTCTCCCCACTGACAAGATAGTACCCAGCGTCAGGCAGCCTGTAAATACTGCGCGAGCTTCGCGCTAACACCAGCCGTTCCGGCACCCAGGTGACACTTGGGCGGCGGGCGGGCTATTGTGTTACGATCACATGCCACAGTCTCTTTCTTCGTTAACTCTTGTATGAAGCCGACTTGTAGCTAAAGGGGTAGAAGATGCCACGTCTCGCCGCGAACTTCATTACCCTCCCTGTGCTGATAACTGCGTCAGCAATTCTTGTCTCACCTGGACATACCGAAGAAGGCAAATTCGGAACCCCGAAGGGGGATGAAGGCACCAGGATTTTCAAAGCCATGGAGCACCCTCATTATTCGGGGGAGTTTCGCATCAAAGGCGATCGGGCAACCCTCATCGGGAGCATGAACGACACTGCGCCTTGGGACCATCTCGATTATGCAGGCAAGCATCTGAATCCTGTGAAAGGGACGATCGAGATCGAGGTAAACGAACACACCAACACCGGTCGGGTGGTGGCCGAATTTGTCGAAGGCAGTGATCGGTATCGCATCGTCTTTGATCGGTTTGCCGCAAAAGCACCGTTCCAGGATGGAGGCATTGCCACCCGAATCTACGAACATGGGGATTCGAACCATGGCGATCCGCTGTACCCGAAAACCTGGTTGTACTTGGGCGGGTGGGGCACGGGGACGATGTTTAAGAACGACCAAGTCCTCTACCAAGACTATGACGCGCACTTCATGGTCATGGAGCGTTCTCGCGACCCCAAGACCCATGAAGTCCGATACCCGATCAAACGCACCTTACCCGGTGGCGAAACCGATCCCGCCGGGATGGAGATCGATCTCTGGGTACGGTCTAAGGAACAAAACACGAACAACTTTCCTCCCTTCGAGACCTTTGTCCATCTCTGCTGGGAAGAAGTGACCTGGCGATAAGTACAAGAGGATTGCGGGAATGAGGGAAAAAGCGTTTGAATGCGCCCAGCACGCCAAGAGGTGATCGCTTTTACGCGGTCGGGCGAGGCGCATACATGATGACGGTCATGCCCACAAAACACACGATGCCTCCTATGATGTCGAATCGGTCCGGGCGAGTCTGAATCCTACCTCGACAATTGTTATTGTCGAATGATTGAACGAAGTACCTAGCCTTATGAAGTATGAAGAGGGCTGGGGAATTGATTGTTAAGGCTGTCCATCTCCTCAGGCAAGGTAAAGCCGTATCGTTTCATCACAGATCGTGGTGGTGTCAAGGCGGAGGCTGAAATAAGAGGAGAAGTCGACCGGCACGAGCACGCGCTGATTTCATGTCTTCGGGAGACTCTTAGCAAGGACTGTACACGAATCCCTTTCTGACCCACGCCCAACATGTTCAGTGAGCCGAGTGGCTGAGCGTCGCATGCAGCGTTGAATGCCAACTGATGGAATTGATCCTCAAGGCACGACTATTTTGCAACATAGCGCTTCCCCTTGCTAGTGGCGAGCAGATTGCGTTTCCTCTGCCCTCGGACTTTCGCACGCTGTCAACACGTTCGTCGAAGGTATCAAAGGCCCGTGCGTATGGCTGGAATCGAACGGAGACATTATGTAGAATGCTCCACTATTAGATCTGAAATCATTGAGGAGTATTGGGGTGCCTTACGAGAACCCAAAACTCTTGCTGCCGGGTGACGATAGGAATCGAGCAATTATGTTTTCCAGCGGTGGCGGCCGTTCTTCTCGTAGCGTGCACAGTGCGTTCCTGATTCTGTTTCTCTGTCTCTGCGTCGTTTTTCAAATGTTGGGAGTGCCTGCGACTCTCTTGGATCTTGAAGGTTCCGCCGATCTCATCGCCGCCGCAGCTCTGGAAGGGTTCTCTCTTCCCCCGAATGCACCCGCTTCGCCCGTCCAACACGGATCGAGAATGCTCTCTGACGTGCCCTTGACAGTTGCTGCTGCGGTTCAACCGAATTCCCTCTTTCATCCTCCACGTATCTAGTTTCTGACACATTCCAATCGCTGGCCAGCCTGGGTTATGTGGAGTGCACAACGGCCAGACACCACCGCATTCAATCGGTGCGAGCGTCGTGGCAAGCCTGCGTGCAGGCAATGCTCTGTCTTCGGGGCATCCACCTCTCGACTGCGACGTTTCTCCCGCAGGAATCAAGCGGTTCCTTGACCTGGAGGAAGGAGACGAGTTGAAGGAAATAGATCATGGATAACATCGTACAGCTGAATCAGGATCTCCACCTCAACATTACGGATGCGGTGAAGATCGAGACCCATGGCAAGAACTTCCGCATCTCGATGAGGAATGGCAATGGAGTCCTCGCCGAATACTATTGTCGTCCGGAGGCCCCCGGGTATCACAAACTGAAGGTGCCCCTCACGAAAGCAAAATAGCCTGCGCCTGTCTTCATCAGGCACGTGTTTGCTGTCTACGTAACGGAGAAACGATCATGACCGCATTTTCCTATAAAGGACGGTCCATCCAACTATGGCCTGGCTTGAAAGATGATGGGACATGGCTATGCCGCTACCTCATTATTGAAACTGGGAAAATCACTTCGGGTTTAATCCACCCTGACGCCTACTTTTCCACGCGCAGAGAGGCGGAAGCGGCCGCATTGAAAGCGGCGCAAGACGTGATCGATGCGCGTGACCCCCCCGGCACACCGATCATGTGATCGCTGATGACGCACCATACTGAG is a genomic window containing:
- a CDS encoding Do family serine endopeptidase, whose protein sequence is MASLKAQHTRPNKRGILVRNSGFVMPLAVWGFLVSLVVPGSGLAATQQIPATNGHDLQSQVKGTASKVIPAVVSIASTVMVRDQAFSDEALPFGLFKEPPTRRQYGQGSGVIVSADGYIVTNNHVVADAVDVEVILADRRQYKGKVVATDPKTDVAVVKIQASNLPSAVWGDSSHLAVGDFVLAIGNPLGLSRTVTFGIVSAVGRADVGVADFEDFIQTDAPINPGNSGGALVNIHGELIGINTAIASPTGGSVGVGFAIPSNMARAAMQSLIKTGRVVRGFLGASTQDVSPSLGKLFRLPDVKGAIVTDVHSKGSAERAGLKRGDVVVRFDGRDIMDSGQLRNLVAQSSIGSKHRLDLIRDGKQYQADLVIQEAPRERAKKSQAASAAVSTVHPLSGVVFDDVTPPLARQMDLPVNNGVVVTDIEEGSLAETSGLQPGDVVLELNRQPVNNFTTFQRLADPLRPTDLALLLVNRQGNVMYVPIQGE